One window from the genome of Streptomyces sp. WZ-12 encodes:
- a CDS encoding S41 family peptidase — MRRVPTGPGRPPGSYLRFPHLHGDLLCFAAEDDLWLAPIAPEGEEPGRAWRLTVDRTRVGHPRFSPDGSQIAFTSWRSLDPEVHLVPVAGGPARRLTYWGSTDARVCGWTPPDGEGQAQILAVSSHGQPFSYYSWAYCLPTEGGPGGQLPWGPVADIALADLDGERRTLLLTGKPPHEPASWKRYRGGATGRMWLHGTRLLPDLHGHLDSVMFTGGRIAFLCDHEGVGNVYSCLPDGTDLRRHSDHPDFYARHASTDGSRIVYQCAGDLWLIDDLSPGAAPRKLAVRLGGPRAGRRTYQVPTASHVTGLAVDATGRASAVGVRGSLYWLTHRDGPARTIHDTPGVRVRLPVMLGATGRIAYVTDAEGDDAVEVADLPRASGPGTPRRLAAGALGRVHELVPAPDGERLAVATHDGRLLLVDVGEPAEEADGGAVGGPPAVVTELTRSGNGPVRDLAFSPDSRWLTWSHPGIGRTLRRISMARLSDGHVVDVTNGRFEDEQPVFTRDGRYLAFLSWRGFDPVYDVHTGDLSFPLGCRPYLVPLSSATPSPFALSPEGRPAAGGLDPDENPVPSGEGPVLVEVEGLANRVTPFPVAASKYSSLRPVSGGGLVWLRWPISGALGETFANPADTSGRPTLEHFDLTKARRTELTSSLDGFALSGDGTRLVVNDEGELRAVPANEPADGDTTVHLDLRRILHDVDPGAEWRQAFDEAGRIVRAYFWDPKLCGIDWEDVLAQYRPLLERVASPDEFADLLREVLGELGTSHAYVAGARRNEGPPHYQRPIGLLGANFTYRDGRWVVKRILPGESSDSKARSPLAGTGIREGSALTHVDGRPVDPVAGPFPLLGAAGGTTVELTFAPPETDGNGNGHARRVAVVPLIDERPLRYQDWVAKRRAVVRELSDGRCGYLHIPDMGGSGWAQFNRDLRREVAMPALIVDVRGNAGGNISELVIEKLTRAIMGWDLTRDAEPVSYTSNAPRGPVVAVADEMTSSDGDMITAAFKLQGIGPVVGTRTWGGVVGMTGRHRLADGTTITVPMNAAWFRLYGWGVENHGVEVDIEALRSPLHWAEGRHPTLGVAVRTALELLDRHPAANPPDLSDVPDRRRPPLPPRADG, encoded by the coding sequence CTGCGCCGCGTTCCGACCGGGCCGGGCCGCCCGCCCGGTTCGTACCTGCGCTTCCCGCACCTCCACGGCGACCTGCTGTGTTTCGCCGCCGAGGACGACCTGTGGCTGGCGCCGATCGCGCCGGAGGGCGAGGAGCCGGGCCGGGCCTGGCGGCTGACCGTGGACCGGACCCGGGTCGGTCACCCGCGGTTCTCCCCCGACGGCTCGCAGATCGCCTTCACCAGCTGGCGCAGCCTGGACCCGGAGGTCCATCTGGTGCCGGTGGCCGGCGGGCCGGCGCGGCGGCTGACGTACTGGGGCAGCACCGACGCCCGGGTCTGCGGGTGGACGCCGCCGGACGGCGAGGGCCAGGCGCAGATCCTCGCGGTGTCCTCGCACGGCCAGCCGTTCTCGTACTACTCGTGGGCGTACTGCCTGCCGACCGAGGGCGGCCCCGGTGGCCAGCTCCCCTGGGGGCCGGTCGCCGACATCGCGCTGGCCGATCTCGACGGGGAGCGCCGCACGCTGCTGCTGACCGGCAAGCCGCCGCACGAGCCGGCGTCCTGGAAGCGCTACCGCGGCGGGGCGACCGGCCGGATGTGGCTGCACGGCACCCGGCTGCTGCCGGACCTGCACGGGCATCTGGACTCGGTGATGTTCACCGGTGGCCGGATCGCCTTCCTCTGCGACCACGAGGGCGTCGGCAACGTCTACTCCTGCCTCCCGGACGGCACCGACCTGCGCCGGCACAGCGACCACCCGGACTTCTACGCCCGGCACGCCTCGACGGACGGCTCGCGGATCGTGTACCAGTGCGCCGGCGACCTGTGGCTGATCGACGACCTGTCCCCGGGCGCGGCGCCGCGGAAGCTGGCGGTGCGGCTGGGCGGGCCGCGGGCCGGCCGCCGCACGTACCAGGTGCCGACCGCCTCGCACGTCACCGGCCTGGCGGTGGACGCCACCGGGCGGGCCAGCGCGGTCGGGGTGCGCGGCAGCCTGTACTGGCTCACCCACCGCGACGGGCCGGCCCGGACCATCCACGACACCCCGGGCGTGCGGGTGCGGCTGCCGGTGATGCTGGGCGCGACCGGCCGGATCGCGTATGTGACGGACGCCGAGGGCGACGACGCCGTCGAGGTCGCCGACCTGCCGCGGGCCAGCGGTCCTGGCACCCCGCGCCGGTTGGCGGCCGGGGCGCTGGGCCGGGTCCACGAGCTGGTCCCGGCGCCGGACGGGGAGCGGCTGGCGGTGGCCACGCACGACGGGCGGCTGCTGCTGGTGGACGTCGGGGAGCCGGCGGAGGAGGCCGACGGCGGCGCGGTGGGCGGGCCGCCCGCGGTGGTCACCGAGCTGACCCGCTCCGGCAACGGTCCGGTCCGTGATCTGGCGTTCTCCCCCGACTCCCGCTGGCTGACCTGGTCGCACCCGGGCATCGGCCGGACGCTGCGGCGGATCAGCATGGCCCGGCTGTCCGACGGGCACGTCGTGGACGTCACCAACGGCCGCTTCGAGGACGAGCAGCCGGTGTTCACCCGGGACGGCCGCTATCTGGCCTTCCTGTCCTGGCGGGGCTTCGACCCGGTCTACGACGTGCACACCGGCGACCTGTCGTTCCCGTTGGGCTGCCGCCCCTACCTCGTCCCGCTGTCGTCGGCGACGCCGTCCCCGTTCGCGCTGTCCCCGGAGGGGCGGCCGGCGGCCGGCGGGCTGGACCCGGACGAGAACCCGGTGCCGAGCGGCGAGGGCCCGGTGTTGGTGGAGGTGGAGGGGCTGGCCAACCGGGTCACGCCGTTCCCGGTCGCGGCGTCCAAGTACTCCTCGCTGCGGCCGGTCAGCGGCGGGGGGCTGGTGTGGCTGCGCTGGCCGATCTCCGGCGCGCTGGGCGAGACCTTCGCCAACCCGGCCGACACCTCCGGCCGCCCCACCCTGGAGCACTTCGACCTGACGAAGGCGCGGCGCACCGAACTCACCAGCTCCCTGGACGGGTTCGCGCTCAGCGGCGACGGTACCCGGCTGGTCGTCAACGACGAGGGCGAGCTGCGCGCGGTGCCGGCGAACGAGCCGGCGGACGGCGACACCACGGTCCATCTGGACCTGCGGCGGATCCTGCACGACGTGGATCCGGGGGCGGAGTGGCGGCAGGCGTTCGACGAGGCGGGCCGGATCGTCCGGGCGTACTTCTGGGACCCGAAGCTGTGCGGGATCGACTGGGAGGACGTGCTGGCGCAGTACCGGCCGCTGCTCGAACGGGTCGCCAGCCCCGACGAGTTCGCCGATCTGCTGCGCGAGGTGCTGGGCGAGCTGGGCACCTCGCACGCCTATGTCGCCGGGGCCCGGCGCAACGAGGGGCCGCCGCACTACCAGCGCCCGATCGGCCTGCTGGGTGCCAACTTCACCTACCGGGACGGGCGTTGGGTGGTCAAGCGGATCCTGCCCGGCGAGTCCTCGGACTCCAAGGCCCGCTCGCCGCTGGCCGGCACCGGCATCCGGGAGGGCAGCGCGCTCACCCATGTCGACGGGCGGCCGGTGGACCCGGTGGCCGGCCCGTTCCCGCTGCTGGGCGCGGCCGGCGGCACCACCGTCGAGCTGACCTTCGCACCGCCGGAGACGGACGGGAACGGCAACGGGCACGCCCGCCGGGTCGCGGTGGTCCCGCTGATCGACGAGCGACCGCTGCGCTACCAGGACTGGGTGGCCAAACGGCGGGCGGTGGTGCGGGAGTTGAGCGACGGCCGGTGCGGCTACCTCCACATCCCGGACATGGGCGGCTCGGGGTGGGCGCAGTTCAACCGCGACCTGCGGCGGGAGGTGGCGATGCCGGCGCTGATCGTGGACGTCCGCGGCAACGCCGGCGGCAACATCTCCGAGCTGGTCATCGAGAAGCTGACCCGCGCGATCATGGGCTGGGACCTGACCCGGGACGCCGAGCCGGTGTCGTACACCAGCAACGCGCCGCGCGGCCCGGTGGTCGCGGTGGCCGACGAGATGACCTCCTCCGACGGCGACATGATCACCGCGGCGTTCAAGCTGCAGGGCATCGGCCCGGTGGTCGGCACCCGGACCTGGGGCGGGGTGGTCGGCATGACCGGCCGGCACCGGCTCGCGGACGGCACCACGATCACCGTGCCGATGAACGCCGCGTGGTTCCGCCTCTACGGCTGGGGCGTGGAGAACCACGGCGTGGAGGTCGACATCGAGGCGCTGCGCTCCCCGCTGCACTGGGCGGAGGGCCGGCACCCCACCCTGGGCGTCGCGGTGCGCACCGCACTGGAGTTGCTGGACCGCCATCCCGCGGCGAACCCGCCGGACCTGTCGGACGTCCCGGACCGTCGTCGGCCCCCGCTCCCGCCGCGCGCCGACGGGTGA
- a CDS encoding serine hydrolase domain-containing protein has translation MVDVQGTVEDGFEPVRDAFAANFAERGERGAAVTVYRDGRKVVDLWAGTKDGDADPDDPQAAPWEPGTAQIVRSATKGIAATVPLLLHQRGQLDLDAPVGTYWPEFKAAGKDRVLVRHLLAHRAGLPVLDTPLTPAQAIDGTSGPAALAAQAPAWTPGTDHGYHAQTYSWLLGELVLRVTGRTLGAWVADEIAGPLGLDLWIGLPEAARPRVGRLAPVEAPPRPAAAGLRVRPKKAVSDAYADPDSLTNRAFGAISPAPDENSDAYRAAELPASAGIATAPALARAYAALIGPVDGHPRLFAPATLTLARTEESAGPDRTLLVNTRFGLGFMLHGPASPLLGPGSFGHPGRGGALAFADPESGVAVGYVTNGMQRNVTADPRAQALVRALASHVVG, from the coding sequence GTGGTGGACGTCCAGGGCACGGTCGAGGACGGCTTCGAGCCGGTCCGGGACGCCTTCGCAGCGAACTTCGCCGAGCGCGGCGAGCGCGGGGCGGCCGTCACCGTTTACCGGGACGGCCGCAAGGTCGTCGACCTCTGGGCCGGCACCAAGGACGGCGACGCCGATCCCGACGACCCCCAGGCCGCCCCCTGGGAGCCCGGCACCGCCCAGATCGTCCGCTCCGCCACCAAGGGCATCGCCGCCACCGTCCCGCTGCTGCTGCACCAGCGCGGCCAACTCGACCTGGACGCCCCGGTCGGCACGTACTGGCCCGAGTTCAAGGCCGCCGGCAAGGACCGCGTCCTGGTCCGCCACCTCCTCGCGCACCGCGCGGGCCTGCCCGTCCTGGACACCCCGCTCACCCCCGCCCAGGCCATCGACGGCACCAGCGGCCCGGCCGCCCTCGCCGCGCAGGCCCCCGCCTGGACGCCCGGCACCGACCACGGCTACCACGCCCAGACCTACAGCTGGCTGCTGGGCGAACTGGTGCTGCGGGTCACCGGCCGCACCCTCGGCGCCTGGGTCGCCGACGAGATAGCCGGGCCGCTCGGCCTCGACCTGTGGATCGGCCTCCCCGAGGCGGCCCGCCCCCGCGTCGGCCGCCTCGCCCCCGTCGAGGCCCCGCCCCGCCCGGCCGCCGCCGGCCTGCGGGTCCGCCCCAAGAAGGCGGTCTCCGACGCGTACGCCGACCCCGACTCGCTCACCAACCGCGCCTTCGGCGCGATATCCCCGGCGCCCGACGAGAACTCCGACGCCTACCGGGCGGCGGAGCTGCCCGCCTCCGCCGGCATCGCCACGGCGCCCGCCCTGGCCCGCGCGTACGCCGCGCTGATCGGGCCGGTCGACGGTCACCCCCGACTCTTCGCGCCGGCGACGCTGACCCTCGCCCGCACCGAGGAGTCCGCCGGCCCGGACCGCACGCTCCTGGTCAACACCCGCTTCGGCCTGGGCTTCATGCTGCACGGCCCGGCGTCCCCGCTGCTCGGTCCCGGCTCGTTCGGCCACCCCGGCCGCGGCGGCGCGCTCGCCTTCGCCGACCCGGAGAGCGGGGTCGCCGTCGGCTACGTGACGAACGGGATGCAGCGGAACGTGACCGCCGACCCGCGGGCGCAGGCGCTGGTGCGCGCGCTGGCTTCCCACGTCGTCGGCTGA
- a CDS encoding DMT family transporter produces the protein MTPLVVAAVLLAAVTHASWNALAHGIRDQLLAFTLVGGGGTLCGALLACFTPLPAAAAWPYLLASSVLHVVYQALLMQSFRMGDFGQMYPIARGTAPLVVTVLAAVFVHEVPGGWALAGVALASTGLVGLALWGIRGAGSRPHWPAILAALATGLSIASYTTVDGLGVRASGSALGYIAWLMILEGLAIPAYALATRRGRLAAELRPFALRGLLGGLLSVFAYGLVLWAQTRAPLAPIAALRESSIIVGAVIGTLFFKERFGLPRVAAAGVMVVGIGLMLAG, from the coding sequence GTGACCCCGCTGGTCGTCGCGGCCGTCCTGCTGGCCGCCGTCACCCACGCCAGTTGGAACGCGCTGGCCCACGGCATACGCGACCAACTCCTGGCCTTCACCCTCGTCGGTGGCGGGGGCACGCTCTGCGGCGCGCTCCTGGCCTGCTTCACCCCCCTGCCGGCGGCCGCCGCCTGGCCCTACCTGCTCGCCTCCTCCGTGCTGCACGTCGTCTACCAAGCGCTGCTGATGCAGTCCTTCCGGATGGGCGACTTCGGCCAGATGTATCCGATCGCCCGGGGCACCGCGCCCCTCGTCGTCACCGTCCTCGCCGCGGTCTTCGTCCACGAGGTACCCGGCGGCTGGGCCCTTGCCGGCGTCGCGCTGGCCTCAACGGGCCTGGTGGGACTGGCCCTTTGGGGCATCCGCGGCGCCGGCTCCCGCCCCCACTGGCCGGCGATCCTCGCCGCCCTGGCCACCGGCCTGTCCATCGCCTCCTACACCACCGTCGACGGCCTGGGCGTCCGCGCCTCCGGCAGCGCGCTCGGCTACATCGCCTGGCTGATGATCCTCGAAGGACTGGCCATCCCCGCCTACGCGCTGGCCACCCGGCGCGGCCGACTCGCCGCCGAACTACGGCCGTTCGCCCTGCGCGGCCTGCTCGGCGGCCTGCTGTCGGTCTTCGCCTACGGACTCGTGCTGTGGGCCCAGACCCGCGCACCGCTGGCCCCCATCGCGGCGCTGCGCGAGTCGTCGATCATCGTCGGCGCCGTGATCGGGACGCTCTTCTTCAAGGAACGGTTCGGTCTGCCGAGGGTTGCGGCGGCGGGGGTGATGGTGGTGGGGATCGGCCTGATGCTCGCCGGCTGA
- a CDS encoding SDR family NAD(P)-dependent oxidoreductase, with amino-acid sequence MRRLEGYRVLVTGAGRGIGEAAARRVAREGARVLVTDIDGERAERVAQGIRADGGAAEGRVCDVGDRGAVEAAVGYVVERFGGLDTLVNNAFGCHPDAPLFEDTPDDEWAADLDLTLTGAMRCARAALPHLVAAEGRGSIVNIGSVNGIQDFGNHAYSAAKAGLASLTRTLSGHAAPRGVRVNLIAPGTIDTPNWAGREEKLTRAATVYPLGRVGRPDDIAAAVAYLASPDASWVTGITLPVDGGLLPANPELRQALKGS; translated from the coding sequence ATGAGGCGACTTGAGGGATACCGGGTGCTGGTTACGGGGGCCGGGCGGGGGATCGGGGAGGCCGCGGCTCGGCGGGTGGCGCGCGAGGGGGCACGGGTGTTGGTGACCGACATCGACGGGGAGCGGGCCGAACGGGTCGCGCAGGGGATCCGGGCGGACGGCGGTGCGGCCGAGGGGCGGGTCTGCGACGTCGGGGACCGGGGGGCCGTGGAGGCGGCCGTCGGGTACGTCGTGGAGCGGTTCGGGGGCCTGGACACCCTGGTCAACAACGCCTTCGGCTGCCATCCCGACGCCCCGCTCTTCGAGGACACCCCGGACGACGAGTGGGCCGCCGACCTCGACCTCACCCTGACCGGCGCGATGCGCTGCGCCCGGGCCGCGCTGCCGCACCTGGTGGCCGCCGAAGGCCGCGGCTCGATCGTCAACATCGGTTCGGTGAACGGCATCCAGGACTTCGGCAACCACGCCTACAGCGCCGCCAAGGCCGGCCTGGCCAGCCTGACCCGCACCCTCTCCGGCCACGCGGCCCCCCGCGGCGTCCGCGTCAACCTCATCGCCCCGGGCACCATCGACACCCCCAACTGGGCGGGCCGCGAGGAGAAGTTGACCCGCGCCGCCACCGTCTACCCCCTGGGCCGGGTCGGCCGCCCCGACGACATCGCCGCCGCCGTCGCCTACCTCGCCTCCCCCGACGCCTCCTGGGTCACCGGCATCACCCTCCCCGTGGACGGCGGCCTCCTCCCCGCCAACCCCGAACTACGCCAAGCCCTCAAGGGCAGTTGA
- a CDS encoding cytochrome P450, whose protein sequence is MAAQEAPKAPRARFVPCGGESWRTPWGRYAALRDTAPAHHVADGDYWVLSRYADVLAAARDTARFSSAAGLTFTYGERERLGITDAAPLVMLDPPEHTDFRRLLTRGYTPRRVAAIEPDVRTFVRERLDRIADLPGGCDIVAELFKPLPSFVVGRYLGVPEADRARFDDWTHAIVEATTLGSPLAAATAVGELLGYFAELAERRRAEPADDTVSDLVRLLPPGDDAALLRILGFAFTMVAGGNDTTTGLLGGAAELLTAHPDQRRLLLDAPARLPAAVEELLRLTSPVQCLARTVTADTVLHGRTVPAGRKVLLLYGAANRDPRAFGPDAERLDLTRDGPQHLAFAHGPHHCLGAAAARLVARVALAELLGRFPDFAVDAAAGTFARGHYVRRYAALPFVPGRR, encoded by the coding sequence ATGGCAGCCCAGGAAGCACCAAAGGCTCCGCGCGCGAGGTTCGTGCCGTGCGGGGGCGAGAGCTGGCGCACCCCGTGGGGGAGATACGCGGCGCTGCGGGACACCGCGCCCGCGCACCATGTCGCGGACGGCGACTACTGGGTGCTCTCCCGGTACGCGGACGTGCTCGCCGCCGCCCGGGACACCGCGCGGTTCTCCTCCGCCGCCGGCCTGACCTTCACCTACGGCGAGCGGGAGCGGCTCGGCATCACCGACGCGGCGCCGCTGGTGATGCTGGACCCGCCGGAGCACACCGACTTCCGGCGGCTGTTGACCCGCGGCTACACCCCGCGGCGGGTGGCCGCCATCGAGCCGGACGTGCGGACCTTCGTCCGGGAGCGGCTGGACCGCATCGCCGACCTGCCCGGCGGCTGCGACATCGTCGCGGAGCTTTTCAAGCCGCTGCCCAGCTTCGTCGTCGGCCGCTATCTGGGCGTGCCGGAGGCGGACCGGGCCCGCTTCGACGACTGGACGCACGCCATCGTGGAGGCCACCACGCTCGGCTCGCCGCTGGCCGCGGCGACGGCGGTGGGCGAACTGCTGGGTTACTTCGCGGAGTTGGCGGAGCGGCGGCGCGCCGAGCCGGCCGATGACACCGTCTCCGATCTGGTGCGGCTGCTGCCGCCGGGCGACGACGCGGCGCTGCTGCGCATCCTCGGCTTCGCCTTCACCATGGTCGCCGGCGGCAACGACACCACCACCGGCCTGTTGGGCGGCGCCGCCGAGCTGCTGACCGCCCACCCGGACCAGCGCCGCCTCCTGCTCGACGCCCCGGCCCGGCTGCCGGCGGCCGTCGAGGAGCTGCTGCGGCTGACGTCCCCGGTCCAGTGCCTGGCACGGACGGTCACCGCCGACACGGTGCTGCACGGCCGCACCGTCCCGGCCGGCCGTAAGGTGCTGCTGCTGTACGGGGCCGCCAACCGCGACCCGCGGGCGTTCGGCCCGGACGCGGAGCGGCTGGACCTCACCCGGGACGGCCCCCAGCACCTGGCGTTCGCGCACGGCCCGCACCACTGCCTGGGCGCGGCCGCGGCCCGTCTGGTGGCCCGGGTGGCGCTGGCCGAACTGCTGGGCCGTTTCCCGGACTTCGCGGTGGACGCGGCCGCCGGCACCTTCGCGCGGGGCCACTACGTCCGGCGGTACGCCGCGCTGCCGTTCGTCCCGGGCCGGCGGTGA
- a CDS encoding dolichyl-phosphate-mannose--protein mannosyltransferase — MGRVTSDTTATHAAAPHASEPTDRPPVWQRRLRRFGYAGRPSADIRTRLVAPFPEPDGRVWALLGAGPNLTSRLARWSGWIGPLLVTAFAGVLTFWNLGSPRKVIFDETYYPKDAWSLLQYGYEGTWAKNANDALLAHPPQILLSPEHSYVVHPPMGKWLIALGEWAFGMNPFGWRFMTALLGTLSVLLVCRIGRRLLRSTALGCLAGALLAVDGLHFVMSRTALLDLIVMFWVLAGFGCLLVDRDRTRARLAAALPDGPEGLARPDGEIGARLRLGWRPWRIAAGLCLGLSAATKWNGLYFLAAFALMSVLWDMGARRTAGARRPFRAVLRCDALPAFASTVVVALATYLASWTGWIVTKGGYYRDWATSPEGQHGSFTWLPDWLRSLWHYQTEVYAFHTGLTTPHTYQSNPWSWLVLGRPVSYFYEDPKAGQDGCTAAEGCAREVLALGTPLLWWAACFALLYVLWRWLFRRDWRAGAIACGVAAGYLPWFLYQERTIFLFYAVVFVPFLCLALAMMIGALIGPPRADERRRTFGAVGAGVLVLLIVWNFIYFYPLYTGLPIPKSAWHDRMWFDSWV, encoded by the coding sequence ATGGGCCGGGTGACGAGTGACACCACCGCGACGCACGCGGCCGCCCCGCACGCCTCGGAGCCGACCGACCGGCCTCCGGTGTGGCAGCGGCGCCTGCGCCGGTTCGGATACGCCGGCCGCCCGTCGGCCGACATCCGGACGCGGCTGGTGGCGCCGTTCCCCGAGCCGGACGGGCGGGTGTGGGCGCTGCTCGGCGCCGGCCCCAACCTCACGTCCCGGCTGGCCCGTTGGTCGGGCTGGATCGGGCCACTGCTGGTGACGGCGTTCGCGGGCGTGCTGACGTTCTGGAACCTCGGCAGCCCGCGGAAGGTGATATTCGACGAGACGTACTACCCCAAGGACGCCTGGTCGCTCCTGCAGTACGGCTACGAGGGCACCTGGGCGAAGAACGCCAACGACGCCCTGCTGGCCCACCCCCCGCAGATCCTGCTCTCGCCGGAGCACTCGTACGTCGTCCACCCCCCGATGGGCAAGTGGCTGATCGCGCTGGGCGAGTGGGCGTTCGGGATGAACCCCTTCGGCTGGCGGTTCATGACCGCGCTGCTCGGCACGCTGTCGGTACTGCTGGTCTGCCGGATCGGGCGGCGGCTGCTGCGCTCGACGGCGCTGGGGTGCCTGGCCGGCGCCCTGCTGGCGGTGGACGGGCTGCACTTCGTCATGAGCCGCACCGCGCTGCTCGACCTGATCGTGATGTTCTGGGTGCTGGCCGGCTTCGGCTGCCTGCTGGTGGACCGGGACCGCACCCGGGCCCGGCTGGCGGCGGCGCTGCCCGACGGCCCCGAGGGACTGGCCCGGCCGGACGGCGAGATCGGCGCCCGGCTGCGGCTGGGCTGGCGGCCCTGGCGGATCGCGGCCGGGCTGTGCCTGGGCCTGTCCGCGGCGACGAAGTGGAACGGCCTGTACTTCCTGGCCGCGTTCGCGCTGATGTCGGTGCTGTGGGACATGGGGGCGCGGCGCACGGCCGGGGCCCGGCGCCCGTTCCGCGCGGTGCTGCGGTGCGACGCGCTGCCCGCGTTCGCCTCCACCGTCGTCGTCGCCCTCGCCACCTACCTCGCGTCCTGGACGGGCTGGATCGTCACCAAGGGCGGCTACTACCGGGACTGGGCCACCTCCCCCGAGGGCCAGCACGGCTCCTTCACCTGGCTCCCGGACTGGCTGCGCAGCCTGTGGCACTACCAGACCGAGGTCTACGCCTTCCACACCGGACTGACCACGCCGCACACCTACCAGTCCAACCCCTGGAGCTGGCTGGTCCTGGGCCGCCCGGTCTCGTACTTCTACGAGGACCCCAAGGCCGGACAGGACGGCTGCACCGCCGCCGAGGGCTGCGCCCGCGAGGTGCTGGCGCTGGGCACCCCGCTGCTGTGGTGGGCGGCCTGCTTCGCGCTGCTGTACGTGCTGTGGCGGTGGCTGTTCCGGCGGGACTGGCGGGCCGGGGCGATCGCCTGCGGCGTCGCGGCCGGCTATCTGCCGTGGTTCCTCTACCAGGAACGGACCATCTTCCTCTTCTACGCCGTGGTCTTCGTGCCGTTCCTGTGCCTGGCGCTGGCGATGATGATCGGCGCGCTCATCGGGCCGCCGCGCGCCGACGAGCGGCGCCGCACCTTCGGCGCGGTCGGCGCCGGCGTCCTGGTGCTGCTGATCGTCTGGAACTTCATCTACTTCTATCCGCTCTATACGGGCCTGCCGATCCCGAAGAGCGCCTGGCACGACCGGATGTGGTTCGACAGCTGGGTCTGA
- a CDS encoding penicillin-binding transpeptidase domain-containing protein: MRREVKYGLIGGSVALVVGVVGGFTLFGGSDGASPQAVRSADAKSGDGASVPTGPLTAKEVNTTAQAFLTAWQSGDTAKAAALTDAPDAARTALASFAQQAKFTKVTLKPGTPTGDKVPYTVGAQISYKSVQTPFSYGSAVTLKRDKATGKPQIAWQPSALYPGLAKGDELRTGEAEAPPIKAVDRNGTELTAKDHPTLSAALDSLRTKYGTKTDGKPGVELYIHRAKAADSNKQQPDKTLKVLSQGAPGTLKTTLDATLQTAAENAVKGKKSASVAAVKPSTGEILAFANSPANGFNVATQGSLAPGSTMKIVTAAILMDKGLTAPDKKDPCPQFVTVGGWKFQNLNKSEIPDGTFAQSFAASCNNAFIGHAKDLSDDDLTKEARDVFGLGLNWATGIPTFDGTVPVQHDAQMAASLIGQGGVRMNPLNMASVAATAQSGTFRQPFVVAQSLDNRAFAKAARTMKPDTAANLKSLMKLTATSGTGAEAMQGLSGDLGAKTGSAEVDNQDKPNAWFAAYRNDLAAAAVVPASGHGGTNAGPLVRALLAAN; the protein is encoded by the coding sequence ATGCGCCGCGAGGTGAAGTACGGGCTGATCGGCGGGTCGGTGGCCCTGGTGGTGGGAGTGGTCGGCGGCTTCACGCTGTTCGGCGGCTCGGACGGGGCGTCGCCCCAGGCCGTCCGGTCCGCCGACGCCAAGTCGGGCGACGGCGCCTCGGTGCCGACCGGCCCCCTGACCGCCAAGGAAGTCAACACCACGGCCCAGGCGTTCCTGACGGCCTGGCAGTCCGGCGACACCGCGAAGGCCGCCGCACTGACCGACGCCCCGGACGCCGCCCGCACCGCGCTCGCCTCCTTCGCCCAGCAGGCGAAGTTCACCAAGGTGACGCTGAAGCCGGGCACCCCGACCGGCGACAAGGTGCCGTACACGGTCGGCGCGCAGATCTCCTACAAGTCCGTGCAGACCCCCTTCTCCTACGGCAGCGCGGTGACCCTCAAGCGCGACAAGGCCACCGGTAAGCCGCAGATCGCCTGGCAGCCCTCCGCGCTCTACCCGGGCCTGGCCAAGGGCGACGAACTGCGCACCGGCGAGGCCGAGGCGCCGCCGATCAAGGCGGTGGACCGCAACGGCACCGAGCTGACCGCCAAGGACCACCCGACGCTGTCCGCGGCACTGGACAGCCTGCGCACCAAGTACGGCACGAAGACCGACGGCAAGCCCGGCGTGGAGCTCTACATCCACCGCGCCAAGGCCGCCGACAGCAACAAGCAGCAGCCCGACAAGACCCTCAAGGTGCTCTCCCAGGGCGCTCCGGGCACCCTGAAGACCACGCTGGACGCCACGTTGCAGACGGCCGCCGAGAACGCCGTCAAGGGCAAGAAGTCGGCGTCCGTCGCGGCGGTGAAGCCCAGCACCGGCGAGATCCTGGCGTTCGCCAACTCCCCCGCGAACGGCTTCAACGTCGCCACCCAGGGGTCGTTGGCGCCCGGCTCGACGATGAAGATCGTCACCGCGGCGATACTGATGGACAAGGGCCTGACGGCGCCGGACAAGAAGGACCCCTGCCCGCAGTTCGTCACCGTCGGCGGCTGGAAGTTCCAGAACCTCAACAAGTCCGAGATCCCGGACGGCACCTTCGCGCAGAGCTTCGCCGCGTCCTGCAACAACGCCTTCATCGGCCACGCCAAGGACCTCAGCGACGACGACCTGACCAAGGAGGCCCGGGACGTCTTCGGCCTCGGGCTGAACTGGGCCACCGGCATCCCGACCTTCGACGGCACCGTCCCGGTGCAGCACGACGCGCAGATGGCGGCCTCGCTGATCGGCCAGGGCGGCGTCCGGATGAACCCGCTGAACATGGCCTCGGTCGCCGCCACCGCCCAGTCCGGCACCTTCCGCCAGCCGTTCGTCGTCGCCCAGTCGCTGGACAACCGGGCGTTCGCCAAGGCGGCGCGCACCATGAAGCCGGACACCGCGGCCAACCTCAAGTCGCTGATGAAGCTGACCGCGACGTCCGGGACGGGCGCCGAGGCGATGCAGGGCCTCAGCGGTGACCTCGGCGCCAAGACCGGTTCCGCCGAGGTCGACAACCAGGACAAGCCCAACGCCTGGTTCGCCGCCTACCGCAACGACCTGGCGGCCGCCGCGGTCGTCCCGGCCAGCGGCCACGGCGGCACCAACGCGGGCCCGCTGGTCCGCGCCCTGCTCGCCGCCAACTGA